In the Glycine max cultivar Williams 82 chromosome 19, Glycine_max_v4.0, whole genome shotgun sequence genome, ctcattctttttttcttttaattatgacttttaaattttaatatatatcccACTTGGCTACTTCCTTAACCACACGGAATATAAACAGAAGgagatatatataatagatttttGTGGAGACGCTTACATAGCTAGCTATAGCCAGAAGGGAATGGAGAAAATCATGAGGACAGTATTAATGGCTTTGTTGATGGCTTTCACGATGCTTATATCTAAGGGTGAAGGCCAATTAGTAGAGAATTTCTATAGTTCATCTTGCCCAAACGTGGAATCCATGGTGAAACAAGCAGTGACTAACAAGTTTACAGAGACCATCACAACTGGACAAGCAACTCTGCGTCTCTTTTTCCATGATTGCTTTGTTGAGGTGCCTTCTTCAATTCGCATATATTTCTTTAGTTCCTTAACTTGTGTGTGTATGATATAATTTTTCAGTTTcaagttttgtttttataaagaaaatataaataattattaccaGCTTCATATCTATGGTTTTGTTCGTTTCCTTCTTGATGAGCATGCATTTTGGGATATAATATTTTCCTTGTGTTTActctctcttttaattttcatataattaagaagttgaaatttcaaaatatgatCATCGTGACTTTTATGGCTGGTGGAGGCTTATTCTTCTTTTCGCAAGTTCGCATTTGGGATGGTAATATGGTATGCGCGACTTTCTATTTTGTGTGTGGAAAATGATAATATGATGGGAGACGTAGTCACCACACAACTGCACGCCTTTGGTACCGACctagattattaaaaaaaataattgactaCAAGGTATATACAACAATCCTACAAGTTGATGTGTTGTTAACTTTTGATCACATTCTACAATTAACACACGAACATGCTAAAAACATTGATCATAAATCACATTCTATTTCATTCAGGAAAAAAGAAgtgtacttatcaaaattgaCATCACTTATCATGACAATTTTGTAGATCTGCATAAagttaaagtaaaatttaaatggAAATGTTAGTGGCATTTTCTCTCTACACTTTTTTAACATTCTCGTGattggttaaaaattattaagagcatcttcatgcaaaaaatttatatgagtttgttaattatctttttgtggtcttggtattatttttttatggtccTCACCGTGTCATATCATTCATAAGAAACTCATATAAAGTTTTACTCCAAtgcaaaaaatcataaaaaaccgtaaaaaattcaaacattaaaGTTTCTTATATAAGAAACTATTCTTAGTAATAAAGGAACCTATTTTGTCACATCATTATACTCCAATGCAGAAGAACTCACAAGAAATCGTTTTTTAGCTTAAGAAAATTATGAAAGCACCTTCCATTGGAGATGCTCTAACTTAATTAGGGtttcacttttatttaataattttctttttcttactcAGCTAATATATTAAcgaaaaaatagttttgatgGTGTAGGGCTGTGATGCCTCCGTGATAATCTCCTCGCCAAATGGGGACACAGAGAAGGATGCCGAGGAAAATATTTCACTGCCAGGAGATGGGTTTGACACTGTGATCAAGGCAAAGCAAGCAGTGGAAGCTTCGTGCCCTGGAGTGGTTTCCTGTGCAGACATTTTGGCACTTGCTACCAGAGACGTTATAGGCTTGGTAagcaatattattaatttaacataaaccccaaaagtaaaatcaattaaatggattaatttaaagttaaaaacaatagaataataactaataagagtttattttttatgtttaccgTGTGCTGGAAGAATTTTACTCCATCCGTTGTCCAATTCTGTAGCAATGCATCATcaagttttcttttttgttaagaATATTTACACATTCTTTCATATTCTCTCCTCAACACTTACCCTGGTATTAAATGAAATGTTATGTTATCCTTACGTAATGATAGAGATTTTGCCCAATAGTAGAAGAAATTTTTggaaaaagtaaacaaaaattattgtaaatgttATTAAATTCGGCCCTATCCACATCTAACTCAATCAggatattattagtaattaattagTCATTATCAAACTGGTTAAACCACGTTATAATAGTAGTATTTAAGtatgtaataatatatataatgctaaaaattaatttgtttttctgctaaatattacactattatctataaaattggtccaaacataaaattgcatataaatatttttatattatcaactaattaaaaattaagaaatatataatttttcaaaataattattacaaaaattaataattttaccaTATATGATAaaggaaaattttgattttgatccccaaaatattttgaaatttagatttaattctataaaatcaatgcatttcattaatttaaagttaaaaataatatatattaataaataaagttaaaaataatatgaatttaatttttatgtatgcaCTATCATTTAATCATGTGCTACACGAATTTGACTACATCCGTTGTGCAATTGTGTAGCAATACATCCTTAAGTTGtctttttgttaataatttcaTGCTCTTTCATATTCTCTCTTCAACACTTACTCTGCatgatattaaaagaaaaatttatgttaCCCTTCGTAATGATAAGAGATTTTGCACAGTAGTAGAAgaaatgttttaaaaagtaaaaaaagaaattatattatgAGTATTATTAAATTCGGTCAGATCAACATCTAACTCAAACAgcatattattagtaattaattaagtCATTTTCAAACTGTCAAATGGTTAAACCACgttatgtgtgtatatatatatatatatatatatatatatatatatatatatatatatatatatatatataatgctaaAAATTCATTCTTTTTTCTGGTGAGTGGCTGCTAAATATTACGCTATTATTTGTACAAATTGATTCAACCATAAAACTACATATAaggttttttaaattatcatctaattaaaaataatcaagaaatataattttttaaaataattattacaaaaatcagtatttttattatatataataaaagtaaaatatgattttagttcctcaaaatatcttaaatttagttttaatactttataatttaacatatttttaatctctGCATTTAACAAAAGTGATGTAATTTAAGTCCCTCTCGTTAGATTTTTGTTAGaaacgtgtttttttttaaaaaaaaatggaaggagttaaaatatattaatttttataggaACAAACTctaaattcaatatatatatatactttggaccgtttgtttaaaattaaaataagtatcctataaaaaaaatgattgtttcACAAACAGATAAAATTTGCTTATTGaactaagtaaaaaaaattaaaacaaatatataaaataaaaactacttatctattttaaaaaatacttattttaacaaataaatcgAAACAAATCCACCCAATATTACATGATGATATATAATTGAATACCAGTTCAATAATATACTTTATAAAAACAGTCTACTCTGATTCcaataattatttactttttgatgtggacaaataaataatgacactatttaatttttacatgtggacaatacattaattttaaattcaaggtGGTgacattcatttatttatttacaactaTCTCAGCTTGGAGGTCCTTCATTCAACGTAGAGCTTGGACGCAGAGACGGGCTTATTTCCAAGGCATCGAGTGTAGAAGGAAACCTTCCGAAAGCAAACTTCAATTTGGACCAACTCAACGCGCTTTTCGCCAAGCACGGTCTGACCCAAACGGACGTGATTGCGCTCTCTGGGGCCCACACCGTTGGGTTCTCGCACTGCGATCAGTTCGCTAACCGTTTATATTCCTTTTCATCCTCCAACCCGGTGGACCCCACTCTGGACCCCACCTATGCCCAGGATCTAATGGCGGGGTGCCCTAGGAACCCCGACCCAGCCGTAGTGCTTCCCCTGGACCCGCAATCCCCTGCGGCGTTCGACAACGCGTATTACCAAAACCTGCTCTCCGGAAAAGGGTTGCTAACCTCAGACCAGGTTCTGTTCGAGGATGCCACGTCACAGCCCACGGTGGTGCGGTTCGCGAACAGCGCTGCGGATTTTAACGATGCGTTTGTCGCGGCCATGAGGAAGCTCGGAAGGGTCGGGGTCAAGACTGGGAAAGATGGAGAGATTCGGAGAGATTGCACGACGTTCAATTCGTAAATCATACTAtctttttggttctttttataagaaataaattttagtgtATAATATGCTAAA is a window encoding:
- the LOC100791275 gene encoding peroxidase 55, producing the protein MEKIMRTVLMALLMAFTMLISKGEGQLVENFYSSSCPNVESMVKQAVTNKFTETITTGQATLRLFFHDCFVEGCDASVIISSPNGDTEKDAEENISLPGDGFDTVIKAKQAVEASCPGVVSCADILALATRDVIGLLGGPSFNVELGRRDGLISKASSVEGNLPKANFNLDQLNALFAKHGLTQTDVIALSGAHTVGFSHCDQFANRLYSFSSSNPVDPTLDPTYAQDLMAGCPRNPDPAVVLPLDPQSPAAFDNAYYQNLLSGKGLLTSDQVLFEDATSQPTVVRFANSAADFNDAFVAAMRKLGRVGVKTGKDGEIRRDCTTFNS